The Miscanthus floridulus cultivar M001 chromosome 17, ASM1932011v1, whole genome shotgun sequence genome has a window encoding:
- the LOC136517046 gene encoding phenylalanine--tRNA ligase beta subunit, cytoplasmic-like, whose amino-acid sequence MPTVSVGRDRLFAALGRTYTQEEFEALCFEFGIELDDVTTEKAIIGKEKHLEDDGLVDGDDEVIYKIEVAANRYDLLCLEGLARALRVFTGTEASPVFQVSSIPRGSIIQMHVKPETSKIRPYVVCAVLRGVTFDEARYNSFIDLQDKHHQNICRKRTLVAIGTHDLDTLQGPFSYEALQPHEINFVPLKQEKSFRADKLMEFYKSDMKLKKFLHIIENSPVYPVIYDSNRTVLSLPPIINGAHSAITLATRNVFIECTATDLTKANIVLNTMVTMFSEYCETKFEVEPVEVVHHDGRKTVYPDLSCYKMDVSLSDIIGPIGISQDEKQVVSLLNKMQLQAESHSLKGEPRISVSVPPTRSDILHARDLSEDVAIAYGFNNVPKSKPKCMTIGGRQPLNRFSDKIRAEVARAGYMEVLTFILSSHEENFDMLNRADDKSKAVIIANPRTSEFEVVRTSLMSCLLKTLKHNIDHPRPIKIFEVGDVVMLDSSRDVGASNNRRLAALYCNKVSGFEEIMGLVDSIVKVVRAPHVNFGENYYVPTDEPEFFPKRQCKIVTSAGKQVGYLGIVHAGVLRKFGIPEPCTFVEMDLEALL is encoded by the exons ATGCCGACGGTGAGCGTCGGCCGGGACCGGCTCTTCGCCGCGCTGGGTCGAACCTACA CGCAGGAGGAGTTCGAGGCGCTCTGCTTCGAGTTCGGCATCGAGCTCGACGATGTG ACGACGGAGAAGGCTATTATCGGGAAGGAGAAGCACCTCGAGGACGACGGCTTGGTGGACGGCGATGACGAGGTCATCTACAAGATAGAGGTCGCCGCCAACAG ATATGATTTGCTATGTCTTGAAGGATTAGCAAGAGCTCTTCGTGTTTTCACGGGGACTGAAGCAAGCCCTGTATTCCAAGTTTCATCTATCCCTCGTGGTTCAATTATTCAGATGCATGTTAAACCAGAG ACTTCAAAAATTAGACCATACGTAGTTTGTGCTGTCCTAAGAGGGGTAACTTTTGATGAAGCAAGATACAACAGCTTCATTGATCTTCAAGACAAGCACCACCAAAATATCTGCCG GAAGAGAACTCTCGTTGCTATTGGCACCCATGATCTGGACACTCTGCAAGGACCCTTCTCATATGAG GCTCTACAACCACATGAAATCAACTTTGTCCCATTAAAGCAG GAGAAAAGCTTCAGAGCTGATAAACTGATGGAATTCTATAAA TCAGACATGAAACTGAAGAAGTTCTTGCATATAATTGAGAATTCTCCAGTGTACCCAGTTATCTATGATAGCAACAG GACTGTATTATCATTACCTCCTATCATCAATGGGGCACATTCAGCTATCACCCTTGCAACAAGGAATGTCTTTATTGAATGTACAGCTACTGACCTTACCAAAGCAAATATAGTGCTGAATACAATG GTTACCATGTTCTCTGAGTATTGTGAGACTAAATTTGAAGTGGAACCTGTTGAAGTGGTACATCATGATGGCAGGAAAACAGTTTACCCTGATCTTTCATGTTACAAAATGGATGTTTCATTATCTGACATTATTGGGCCTATTGGCATCTCCCAGGACGAGAAACAG GTTGTCTCTCTTTTGAATAAAATGCAACTGCAAGCTGAAAGTCACTCATTGAAGGGGGAGCCTCGCATTTCAGTGTCTGTTCCTCCAACAAGAAGTGATATTCTGCATGCTCGTGATTTGTCGGAG GACGTTGCTATAGCTTATGGATTCAACAATGTGCCAAAATCAAAGCCGAAGTGTATGACAATAGGAGGAAGGCAACCATTAAACAGGTTCTCAGATAAAATTCGTGCCGAG GTTGCAAGAGCTGGTTATATGGAGGTGCTTACATTTATCTTGTCTTCACATGAAGAAAACTTTGACATGTTAAACAGAGCAGATGATAAAAGTAAAGCAGTCATTATCGCAAACCCTCGCACTTCTGAATTCGAG GTTGTTAGAACTAGTCTGATGTCGTGTTTGTTGAAAACACTGAAACATAATATAGACCATCCAAGACCTATAAAG ATTTTTGAAGTTGGTGATGTTGTGATGCTGGACTCGTCACGTGATGTTGGTGCCTCTAATAATCGCAGGCTTGCAGCTTTGTACTGCAATAAGGTTTCTGGATTTGAG GAAATTATGGGATTGGTGGATAGTATTGTCAAAGTTGTCAGAGCTCCACATGTCAACTTTGGCGAGAATTACTATGTACCTACAGAT GAACCCGAGTTCTTCCCGAAAAGACAATGTAAAATTGTTACAagtgctggcaagcaagttggcTACTTAGGAATTGTCCATGCTGGG GTGCTAAGGAAATTTGGCATTCCGGAACCCTGCACGTTCGTTGAGATGGACCTTGAAGCACTGTTGTAA
- the LOC136517047 gene encoding translocator protein homolog: MAAAAHEGMTQRVAASASRDDGGGSAATVSGPNKKPGGGRASTSRRGLRSLAAAVSLSAALMALSFFAASHHSSPQSSPSPKAATASTVAVVRAGSVTSEAVLALAAWMAWAEGGVHARPAATLLPYAAQLGAALAWAPLVLGRHAAPRAGLACCAAMAAAAVECARGFGAVNPVAGDLAKPAVAWAVILAVVNYKML; this comes from the coding sequence ATGGCGGCCGCCGCGCACGAAGGCATGACCCAGCGCGTCGCTGCCAGTGCCAgcagggacgacggcggcggcagcgcggcgACGGTCTCGGGTCCCAACAAGAAGCCGGGCGGCGGCCGCGCCAGCACCAGCAGGCGCGGgctccgctcgctcgccgccgcggTGTCCCTCTCCGCGGCGCTGATGGCGCTGTCCTTCTTCGCCGCGAGCCACCACTCCTCGCCGCAGTCGTCGCCGTCACCCAAGGCCGCCACGGCAtcgacggtggcggtggtgcGGGCGGGGTCGGTGACGTCTGAGGCGGTGCTGGCGCTGGCGGCGTGGATGGCGTGGGCGGAGGGCGGGGTGCACGCTCGCCCGGCCGCCACGCTGCTCCCCTACGCCGCGCAGCTGGGCGCCGCGCTCGCGTGGGCGCCGCTCGTGCTGGGCCGCCACGCCGCGCCGCGGGCCGGActcgcctgctgcgccgccatggccgcggccGCCGTGGAGTGCGCGCGCGGGTTCGGCGCCGTGAACCCTGTCGCTGGCGACCTCGCCAAGCCCGCCGTCGCATGGGCCGTCATCCTCGCCGTCGTCAACTACAAGATGCTCTGA